The following proteins come from a genomic window of Gynuella sunshinyii YC6258:
- a CDS encoding sulfotransferase domain-containing protein, whose translation MKKYENRFFNSTAWEEFKFRNDDIIVASYAKAGTTLVQQILAQLIFEGKEDINLSALSPWLDSVYPEASIKLEALEAQNHRRFIKTHLPCDYLPYNHNAKYLYITRDGRDIAWSLYRHQCAISEHAQQAIDSQSTPAKKLRVIEAPTASVVDYFSEWLEKDGYPFWPFWENIHSWWQQRNRTNLMLLHFDELTRDLSGQIQKIADFLEFPLSTAHHQLVLEHCQFDYMKNHAHRYVPETVSIWKDGGRAFFHRGESGGWKETLPPELSEKYQAMARIKLGEECSRWLLTGVIE comes from the coding sequence ATGAAAAAGTATGAAAATCGTTTTTTTAACTCGACCGCATGGGAAGAGTTTAAATTTCGCAACGATGACATCATAGTAGCCAGCTACGCAAAAGCCGGTACCACGTTAGTTCAGCAAATTCTGGCACAACTGATTTTTGAAGGTAAAGAGGATATCAATCTCTCGGCATTGTCACCCTGGCTGGACTCAGTGTATCCGGAAGCGAGCATAAAACTTGAAGCACTTGAGGCCCAAAACCACCGTCGATTTATTAAAACCCACCTGCCCTGCGATTACTTACCGTATAACCATAATGCAAAGTACCTCTATATCACTCGCGACGGCCGTGATATTGCCTGGAGCCTGTATCGTCATCAATGTGCCATCAGCGAACATGCTCAACAAGCGATAGACTCGCAGTCAACGCCAGCTAAAAAACTTCGCGTCATTGAAGCGCCAACCGCTTCAGTCGTCGACTATTTCAGCGAATGGCTCGAAAAAGACGGGTATCCATTCTGGCCATTTTGGGAAAATATTCATTCCTGGTGGCAACAAAGAAACCGAACCAATCTGATGCTGCTTCACTTTGATGAGCTCACCCGTGACCTATCAGGGCAGATACAAAAAATAGCTGATTTTTTGGAATTCCCACTGTCTACAGCACACCACCAGCTAGTTTTGGAACATTGCCAGTTTGATTACATGAAAAATCACGCACATAGATACGTACCAGAAACCGTAAGCATCTGGAAGGATGGCGGGCGCGCCTTTTTTCACCGCGGAGAAAGCGGGGGCTGGAAAGAGACTCTTCCTCCAGAATTAAGTGAAAAGTACCAAGCCATGGCCCGTATCAAATTAGGAGAAGAATGCTCCAGGTGGCTGTTAACGGGGGTAATCGAGTAA
- a CDS encoding DUF6795 domain-containing protein, which yields MNKATILVFISFLIGCAPIPHAAKIEPEISGQILFNGFPANGAEVTQCISHNGNKCTKHRSVLTDNNGRFKLKARREFRWYVTLLGDEMFAYGFSVVYNGVSYQGCSGSDLGVLENVSDVKYELTSKNECNLSLGW from the coding sequence ATGAATAAAGCAACAATTTTAGTTTTTATCTCATTCTTGATCGGGTGCGCACCTATCCCTCATGCCGCTAAGATTGAGCCGGAAATAAGCGGTCAAATTCTTTTTAATGGTTTTCCGGCAAATGGCGCAGAAGTTACTCAATGCATTTCGCATAATGGAAATAAATGCACCAAACACAGGTCAGTTTTAACCGACAACAATGGTCGTTTTAAATTGAAAGCTAGAAGAGAGTTTCGATGGTACGTAACGCTTCTAGGAGACGAAATGTTTGCATACGGTTTTAGTGTCGTATACAACGGTGTGTCTTATCAGGGTTGTAGTGGTTCAGATTTGGGGGTTCTAGAAAATGTGTCCGACGTCAAGTACGAACTTACATCAAAAAATGAGTGCAATCTCAGCCTCGGTTGGTAG
- a CDS encoding sulfotransferase family protein, with amino-acid sequence MSLEVIGAGLGRTGTLSLKFALEHLGIGSCYHMVELYANGRRNLPLWLEAINGEPQWNEIFNGYQATTDYPACRFYKTLMNHYNKAKVILTIRDADSWFDSVSETIFASRRDSNIFGESGKAFSDFIRQPFGDKIDDRAFMTDYFNTWNQTVIDTVAPERLLVLSPGDGWEPLCRFLNKPVPDVPYPSVHARAQRKENEDIRPAVDEVELEQRMKNHLARLRSGLAAQSGESKK; translated from the coding sequence ATGTCCTTAGAAGTCATCGGCGCAGGCTTAGGAAGAACCGGAACACTCTCACTGAAATTTGCCCTGGAACACTTAGGCATTGGTTCCTGTTACCACATGGTCGAATTATATGCTAATGGACGAAGAAATCTTCCATTATGGCTTGAAGCAATCAATGGAGAACCGCAATGGAATGAAATTTTCAATGGCTATCAGGCAACCACCGATTATCCGGCCTGTCGTTTTTATAAAACATTAATGAACCACTACAACAAGGCAAAAGTCATTCTGACGATCCGAGACGCTGACAGTTGGTTTGATTCGGTCAGTGAGACTATTTTTGCGTCTCGTCGGGACAGCAACATATTTGGAGAATCCGGAAAAGCATTTTCTGACTTTATCAGACAACCATTTGGCGACAAAATAGATGATCGCGCCTTTATGACAGATTACTTCAACACCTGGAATCAAACGGTTATAGATACCGTTGCCCCGGAGCGCTTACTCGTTCTTTCTCCCGGCGATGGCTGGGAGCCACTATGCCGGTTTCTTAACAAACCAGTGCCGGACGTCCCCTACCCAAGCGTTCATGCCAGAGCACAGCGTAAAGAAAACGAAGATATACGCCCGGCAGTAGATGAGGTAGAGCTGGAACAACGAATGAAAAACCACTTAGCGCGATTACGCTCAGGTTTGGCGGCTCAATCGGGAGAAAGCAAAAAATGA